In Ruminiclostridium papyrosolvens DSM 2782, the following proteins share a genomic window:
- the adhE gene encoding bifunctional acetaldehyde-CoA/alcohol dehydrogenase: protein MAISTSDELLQKLADIRAAQKVFATFSQAQTDEIFRQAAMAANNARIILSKMAVKETRMGIVEDKVIKNHFASEYIYNKYKDEKTCGVIERDESFGVARVAEPVGVVAAIIPTTNPTSTAIFKALLALKTRNGIIFAPHPRAKKCTVAAAKIILDAAVKAGAPEGIIGWIDEPSVDLSQLLMRESDLILATGGPGMVKAAYSSGRPAIGVGPGNTPVIIDETADLMMAVSSILLSKTFDNGVICASEQAVIVMDKVYDEVRKEFIARGAHVLADEETDKVRNIILSNGALNAGIVGQSACKIAEMAGIKVAKDAKVLIGEVDSVEKDEPFSHEKLSPILAMYRASSFEDALKKAVRLIELGGFGHTSVLYTDEIKSRARIDQFGATMKTGRTIINMPASHGAIGDIFNFKLPPSLTLGCGTWGGNSVSDNVGVRNLLNMKTVAERRENMLWFRVPKKIYYKFGSLGVALRELSTMDKKKVFIVTDKVLFQLGYTNKVTSLLDDLEISYKIFSDVEPDPTLSAAKKGAFEMESFKPDVIIAVGGGSPMDAAKIMWVLYEHPEVKFEDLALRFMDIRKRVYTFPEMGKKALMISVPTSAGTGSEVTPFAVITDDETGIKYPLADYELTPNIAIIDAELMLNMPKGLTAASGIDALTHAIEAYVSILATEFTNGLALEAIKLIFTYLTLAYNEGANNIEAREKMAHASTIAGMAFANAFLGICHSMAHKLGAMHHVPHGVANGILIGEVIRFNAVDNPRKQAAFAQYKYPNAKERYAEIADSLKLGGKSSEEKINLLLQAIEDLKTKVNIPKTIREAGVSNEKFYETLDEMCESAFDDQCTGANPRYPLICEIKQMYINAFEGTPGKLSEECDEIVCGDQTQGL, encoded by the coding sequence ATGGCGATATCAACTTCTGATGAATTATTACAGAAACTCGCTGATATAAGAGCCGCACAAAAAGTATTTGCCACCTTCAGTCAGGCACAGACTGACGAAATTTTCAGACAGGCTGCTATGGCTGCAAACAATGCCAGGATAATCCTTTCTAAAATGGCTGTTAAGGAGACACGAATGGGCATCGTGGAGGATAAGGTGATTAAAAATCATTTTGCCTCAGAATATATATACAATAAATATAAGGATGAGAAAACTTGTGGCGTTATTGAGAGGGATGAATCTTTCGGAGTTGCAAGAGTTGCAGAACCTGTGGGTGTAGTTGCAGCTATAATTCCGACAACAAATCCAACTTCAACAGCCATATTCAAAGCTTTACTTGCTCTAAAAACCAGGAACGGTATTATCTTTGCTCCCCACCCCAGAGCAAAAAAGTGTACCGTAGCCGCAGCAAAGATTATACTGGATGCCGCAGTTAAGGCAGGCGCTCCGGAAGGAATCATCGGATGGATTGATGAACCTTCGGTTGACCTCTCTCAGCTGCTTATGAGGGAATCAGATCTGATTCTTGCAACAGGTGGCCCCGGTATGGTAAAGGCGGCGTATTCCTCCGGCCGTCCTGCCATCGGTGTAGGCCCGGGTAATACTCCAGTTATCATTGATGAAACAGCGGATTTAATGATGGCAGTAAGTTCCATCCTATTATCAAAAACCTTCGACAATGGAGTAATCTGTGCATCGGAACAGGCTGTAATTGTAATGGACAAGGTATATGATGAGGTAAGGAAAGAGTTTATTGCAAGAGGCGCACATGTCCTTGCAGACGAAGAAACTGACAAGGTAAGAAACATAATTCTTTCAAACGGTGCATTAAACGCAGGAATTGTTGGACAAAGTGCCTGCAAGATAGCTGAAATGGCGGGGATAAAAGTTGCTAAAGATGCTAAAGTTCTTATTGGTGAAGTAGACTCCGTTGAAAAGGATGAACCTTTTTCTCATGAAAAGCTTTCCCCTATTCTCGCAATGTACAGGGCAAGTTCCTTTGAAGATGCACTGAAAAAAGCAGTCAGGCTCATTGAGCTTGGTGGTTTCGGGCACACATCTGTGCTTTATACCGATGAAATCAAATCCAGAGCACGAATAGACCAATTCGGGGCCACTATGAAAACAGGAAGAACCATTATCAATATGCCTGCCTCCCATGGCGCCATCGGTGACATTTTCAACTTCAAGCTGCCTCCATCCCTCACCCTTGGCTGCGGTACATGGGGTGGTAACTCAGTATCAGATAATGTAGGAGTACGAAACCTGCTAAATATGAAAACAGTTGCCGAAAGGAGAGAAAATATGCTCTGGTTTAGAGTTCCCAAGAAAATTTACTACAAATTCGGCAGTCTGGGTGTCGCCCTTAGAGAATTATCTACTATGGATAAGAAAAAAGTCTTTATAGTAACCGATAAAGTTCTGTTCCAATTAGGCTATACCAATAAAGTCACAAGCCTGCTTGATGATCTTGAAATAAGCTACAAAATATTTTCTGATGTGGAACCGGACCCAACTCTATCAGCAGCAAAAAAAGGTGCCTTTGAAATGGAAAGCTTCAAACCAGATGTTATTATTGCAGTTGGCGGTGGTTCACCAATGGATGCTGCTAAGATTATGTGGGTGCTTTACGAACACCCTGAAGTCAAATTTGAAGATCTGGCCCTGAGATTTATGGATATAAGAAAGAGAGTGTATACCTTCCCTGAAATGGGGAAAAAGGCTCTGATGATTTCCGTTCCAACCTCTGCAGGGACAGGCTCTGAAGTTACTCCTTTTGCTGTAATTACTGACGACGAGACCGGCATCAAATATCCATTGGCAGACTACGAACTAACCCCCAATATTGCCATCATTGATGCAGAACTTATGCTTAATATGCCCAAAGGCCTTACTGCGGCCTCCGGTATCGATGCGTTAACTCACGCTATTGAAGCTTATGTTTCCATCCTTGCAACGGAATTTACAAACGGATTAGCTTTGGAAGCAATAAAACTGATTTTCACTTATCTTACTCTTGCCTATAATGAGGGCGCCAATAATATTGAGGCACGGGAAAAAATGGCTCATGCTTCAACAATAGCAGGTATGGCCTTTGCAAATGCATTTTTAGGAATATGCCATTCAATGGCTCATAAACTTGGAGCAATGCATCATGTGCCACACGGTGTTGCAAACGGAATATTGATTGGAGAAGTAATCAGATTTAATGCAGTTGATAATCCAAGAAAGCAAGCAGCCTTTGCGCAATACAAATATCCAAATGCAAAAGAAAGATATGCCGAAATCGCAGATTCGCTGAAACTTGGCGGTAAAAGCTCAGAAGAGAAAATAAACCTTCTGTTGCAGGCCATTGAGGACTTGAAAACCAAGGTCAATATACCCAAGACTATAAGAGAAGCCGGTGTCTCAAATGAAAAGTTTTATGAAACTCTGGATGAAATGTGCGAATCTGCATTTGATGACCAATGTACAGGTGCCAATCCAAGGTATCCTCTGATTTGCGAAATTAAACAGATGTATATCAATGCCTTCGAAGGTACTCCCGGCAAATTGAGTGAAGAGTGTGATGAAATAGTCTGCGGAGATCAGACCCAAGGCTTATAA
- a CDS encoding AraC family transcriptional regulator — MIDSKKVIISCIDYIELNIANRFTLDDLALHAGVSKYHLHRMFKSLTGQTIMDYVQSRKLTSSINELIKTNMRIIDIAMEYGFDHEQSYIRAFRKKFGFTPFKVKSEQFSLQVQEKINENDIMSVQNSVIYKPLYVFKPGFTIVGTQHKILSRKGDNTANAYGKDFFHNQKHVIKNAVNPDVYFGYTDWSKYNDGYLNYMPSIQVSDLNHIPDGMAGIYVPTNKYVVFRFVGFFRPEEIKGRQVGRLIVHLYRRWITNSYFKSADTFGFEYIDTSLSNDNYCELDIYQPIKER; from the coding sequence GTGATAGATTCTAAAAAAGTTATTATTTCATGTATTGACTATATTGAATTGAATATTGCTAATAGGTTTACACTTGATGATCTGGCATTACATGCGGGAGTATCAAAATATCACTTGCATAGAATGTTTAAATCATTAACCGGTCAGACTATCATGGACTATGTACAATCTCGTAAACTCACATCAAGTATTAATGAACTTATAAAAACAAATATGAGGATAATAGATATTGCAATGGAGTACGGCTTTGATCATGAACAGTCCTACATAAGAGCCTTTAGAAAAAAATTTGGGTTTACTCCCTTTAAAGTAAAATCCGAGCAATTTTCTCTTCAGGTCCAAGAGAAGATAAATGAAAATGATATTATGTCTGTCCAAAATTCAGTAATTTACAAACCTCTGTATGTATTCAAACCGGGATTCACTATTGTGGGTACCCAGCATAAAATACTTAGCAGGAAAGGCGATAATACAGCCAACGCTTATGGCAAGGATTTCTTCCATAATCAAAAGCATGTAATAAAGAATGCAGTTAATCCAGATGTATATTTCGGGTATACGGATTGGAGCAAATATAACGATGGTTATTTAAATTATATGCCCTCTATACAGGTGTCTGACTTGAATCATATCCCGGACGGTATGGCAGGAATATACGTACCTACAAATAAATATGTTGTTTTTCGTTTTGTAGGTTTCTTCAGACCTGAGGAGATAAAAGGAAGACAGGTGGGTCGGCTGATTGTTCATTTATACAGGCGATGGATTACGAACTCATATTTTAAATCAGCTGATACCTTTGGCTTTGAATATATTGATACTTCTCTTTCAAATGACAACTATTGTGAACTGGATATATATCAGCCAATAAAGGAACGATAG
- the murI gene encoding glutamate racemase translates to MNTDKIGFLDSGFGGITVLSEALRQLPQENYIYYADIEHVPYGTKTKEEVREYVFRAVEFLVKQGIKALVVACNTATSIAVRELRGMYDFPILGMEPAVKPAVRNGNGKRVLVLATALTLREEKFHNLVQRVDQEHVVDYLPFPELVEMAENMIFDYDSIVPVIKSKLEGFNLENYKTFVLGCTHFPIYRDAFKKVLPSFVDIIDGSEGTIRYLKRLLEERQLISTNADGGKVVFFDSGIRIQNQERLKTFKWLISNC, encoded by the coding sequence ATGAACACCGATAAAATAGGTTTTTTGGATTCCGGCTTTGGCGGGATAACAGTTTTGAGCGAGGCACTAAGACAGCTTCCACAGGAAAATTACATATACTATGCAGATATAGAACATGTACCTTACGGAACAAAGACAAAGGAAGAAGTAAGAGAATATGTTTTTAGAGCCGTGGAATTTCTTGTGAAGCAAGGAATCAAAGCTCTTGTTGTAGCATGTAATACAGCTACAAGTATTGCCGTAAGGGAACTCAGAGGAATGTATGATTTTCCTATACTGGGAATGGAGCCTGCGGTGAAGCCTGCTGTCCGGAACGGTAACGGAAAAAGAGTTCTTGTACTTGCTACTGCCTTGACCCTTCGTGAGGAAAAATTTCACAATCTGGTTCAGAGGGTGGATCAGGAACATGTAGTAGATTATCTGCCTTTTCCTGAACTGGTGGAAATGGCCGAAAATATGATATTTGATTATGATAGCATTGTGCCTGTTATAAAGAGCAAATTGGAAGGCTTTAATCTGGAAAATTATAAAACCTTCGTCTTAGGTTGTACACATTTTCCTATATATAGGGATGCATTTAAGAAAGTACTTCCTTCTTTTGTTGATATAATAGACGGAAGCGAAGGAACAATCAGATATCTAAAGCGTTTGTTGGAGGAGAGGCAGCTTATAAGTACAAATGCTGATGGAGGAAAGGTGGTTTTTTTTGATTCGGGTATACGCATACAGAATCAGGAAAGACTGAAAACTTTTAAATGGCTTATTTCCAATTGTTAG
- the fabF gene encoding beta-ketoacyl-ACP synthase II has product MKRRVVITGTGVVSSLGIGTGDFWESIKNGQSGISNIERVDVSDLPTCVGAEIKNYDPSEFIGKKEIKRMDRFTQFAVSAAHMAIEDSKLNIDTMDKGRLGIVIGTGIGGIETMESQHKILMEKGPGRVSPFFVPLMLPNIAAANIAIRYGVKGFVECVTTACASSANSIGDAFKVIQRNDADVMIAGGAEAPIVRLSLSGFCANKTMTTNKEPLSACRPFDAQRDGFVIGEGAGALILEEYEHAIKREANIIAEIVGYGCSNDAYHITAIPDDGEGGAKSILQAINDAGILPSDINYINAHGTSTELNDKSETAAIKTVFGEYAYRLPISSTKSMTGHLLGAAGAVESIITVLTLKDGYIPPTINYSVPDPECDLDYVPNVGRKKDISYALTNSFGFGGHNATLIFKKVK; this is encoded by the coding sequence ATGAAAAGGCGCGTAGTAATAACAGGAACTGGGGTGGTTTCATCACTTGGAATTGGCACCGGAGACTTCTGGGAATCAATAAAAAATGGGCAATCGGGTATAAGCAATATTGAAAGAGTTGATGTTTCGGATTTGCCTACATGTGTGGGGGCAGAAATTAAAAATTATGATCCGTCTGAATTTATTGGGAAAAAAGAAATAAAAAGAATGGATCGATTCACTCAGTTTGCGGTATCTGCGGCCCATATGGCTATAGAAGATTCAAAATTAAATATAGATACAATGGACAAAGGAAGATTGGGTATAGTTATAGGAACAGGTATTGGTGGAATTGAAACAATGGAAAGTCAGCACAAAATACTCATGGAAAAGGGGCCCGGAAGAGTTAGTCCGTTTTTTGTTCCTTTGATGCTCCCCAATATAGCTGCTGCAAATATTGCAATTAGATATGGAGTCAAAGGTTTTGTGGAATGTGTGACAACAGCCTGTGCTTCTTCCGCAAACTCCATTGGTGATGCGTTTAAAGTAATTCAGCGAAATGATGCTGATGTAATGATAGCAGGTGGCGCAGAAGCACCTATTGTCAGGCTCTCACTTTCCGGTTTTTGTGCAAATAAAACAATGACAACGAATAAGGAGCCATTATCAGCTTGCAGACCCTTTGATGCTCAAAGAGACGGTTTTGTAATTGGTGAGGGAGCCGGAGCCTTAATACTTGAAGAATATGAACATGCAATAAAACGTGAAGCAAATATTATCGCTGAAATTGTAGGATATGGCTGCTCTAACGATGCCTACCATATTACAGCCATTCCTGATGATGGTGAGGGTGGAGCAAAGAGTATTCTACAGGCTATTAATGATGCAGGCATATTACCTTCGGATATAAATTATATAAATGCCCATGGAACTTCCACTGAATTAAATGATAAGAGTGAAACTGCTGCAATAAAAACTGTGTTCGGAGAATATGCATATAGATTGCCAATAAGTTCGACTAAATCAATGACGGGACACCTATTAGGTGCTGCCGGAGCGGTCGAATCCATAATCACTGTGCTTACGCTAAAAGATGGGTATATACCGCCAACAATTAATTATAGTGTACCTGATCCCGAGTGTGACCTTGATTATGTACCCAACGTTGGAAGAAAGAAGGATATTTCCTATGCTTTAACAAATTCTTTCGGTTTTGGCGGGCACAATGCAACACTTATTTTTAAAAAGGTAAAATAA
- the glgD gene encoding glucose-1-phosphate adenylyltransferase subunit GlgD — protein sequence MKNVMGIIMSGGRNTKLKELSTMRSSPAVPVGGKYRAIDFILSNMVNSGITNIGVIAQYNYRSLMDHLGSGKEWDLDRKTDGLFLFPPFLSDEGSGWYRGTADAMYNNLTFLKRSNEEYVLISQGNCIFTTTFDDMLNAHKENEADITVAYREMNDIPIEELSNMGVMQLDSSSRLIDFQEKPMHPNTLNGSLGIYMIRRELLIALLEESVAHGYYDFVLDIIIKMLHKLKIYGYKYNGYWRSMSTIQMYYKCNMELLNPVVNNELLGKLKIYTKVKDEAPAKYNEEAEVKNSIIADGCIIEGIVENSVLFRGVTVKRGAVVKDSIIMQGSIVEENSALNYAILDKNVLLSKNRCLKGEKTWPIIIGKNVIV from the coding sequence ATGAAAAATGTAATGGGAATAATAATGTCAGGCGGACGTAACACAAAGCTAAAGGAGCTTTCAACCATGAGGTCCAGTCCGGCAGTGCCGGTAGGAGGAAAGTACAGAGCTATTGATTTTATACTTTCAAACATGGTTAATTCAGGGATTACCAATATAGGCGTAATAGCTCAGTATAATTACAGGTCACTGATGGACCACCTTGGTTCAGGTAAGGAATGGGATTTGGACAGAAAAACAGACGGGCTTTTTCTTTTCCCTCCATTTTTGTCCGATGAAGGTTCAGGCTGGTACAGAGGTACCGCTGATGCCATGTACAACAATCTGACCTTCCTTAAAAGAAGTAATGAGGAATATGTACTGATTTCCCAAGGTAATTGTATATTTACAACAACCTTTGACGATATGCTTAACGCCCACAAGGAAAATGAGGCGGATATAACCGTTGCCTACCGTGAAATGAATGATATACCAATAGAGGAACTGAGCAATATGGGTGTTATGCAGCTTGACAGTTCTTCAAGATTGATTGATTTTCAGGAAAAACCCATGCATCCCAATACTCTCAACGGCTCTTTGGGTATTTATATGATAAGAAGGGAATTATTGATTGCACTTCTTGAAGAAAGCGTTGCACACGGGTACTATGACTTTGTACTTGATATTATAATAAAGATGCTTCACAAGCTCAAAATTTACGGATATAAGTACAACGGCTATTGGAGAAGCATGTCTACGATACAGATGTATTACAAATGTAATATGGAGCTGCTTAACCCTGTAGTAAACAACGAATTGCTTGGGAAATTAAAAATATATACAAAGGTCAAGGATGAAGCACCTGCCAAGTACAATGAAGAAGCAGAGGTTAAGAACTCAATAATTGCAGATGGGTGTATTATTGAAGGGATAGTTGAAAACAGTGTACTTTTCAGAGGTGTAACAGTAAAACGTGGCGCTGTTGTAAAAGATAGTATCATAATGCAGGGAAGTATTGTTGAAGAAAACTCTGCCCTCAACTATGCCATACTAGATAAAAACGTATTACTTTCAAAAAACAGATGCCTAAAGGGCGAGAAAACATGGCCTATTATTATTGGAAAAAATGTTATTGTATAA
- a CDS encoding DUF6385 domain-containing protein has product MPGMPIYQDSPENLKNQIFATNGSAVINVQADSTGRLKVATDSASPLAVDVDETVNSITVYGNDGTDNQLIKTNTSGQLDIRPLTVSDTVSVNITQADDSITVYGNDGTDNQVIKTNTSGQLDIRPLTSSDTVNVDISQTTDSITVYGNDGTDNQVIKTNTSGQLDIRPLTVSDTVSVNVTQADDSITVYGNDGTDNQVIKTNTSGQLDIRPLTVSDTVSVNITQADDSITVYGNDGTDNKIIKTNTSGQLDIRPLTSSDTVNVDISQATDSIAVYGSDGTDNHVLLTDATGTLQVKNAITFTNATLTTSATTDSYQYTTQQEIAQLTTYQFFVKNTGDTNNVTVVVELSPNGTDWVIDSDERQVNPGAATIITSSKFLRYIRLGYKSTSTGASTAISAIFQGQG; this is encoded by the coding sequence ATGCCCGGAATGCCAATTTATCAGGATTCACCGGAAAATCTAAAAAATCAAATCTTTGCAACAAATGGTTCAGCTGTAATTAATGTTCAGGCTGACAGTACAGGTAGATTAAAGGTAGCAACAGACAGTGCATCTCCCCTTGCGGTTGACGTAGACGAAACTGTAAACAGTATTACTGTATACGGTAATGATGGCACTGACAATCAGTTAATCAAAACCAACACTTCAGGTCAGTTGGATATCAGACCTTTAACAGTCTCTGATACAGTTAGCGTTAATATTACTCAGGCTGATGACAGTATTACCGTGTATGGTAATGACGGTACTGACAATCAGGTAATTAAAACCAACACCTCAGGTCAGCTGGATATCAGACCTCTTACTTCTTCTGATACCGTTAATGTTGATATTTCTCAAACCACTGACAGTATTACCGTATATGGTAATGATGGCACTGACAATCAGGTAATTAAAACCAACACTTCAGGTCAGTTGGATATCAGACCTTTGACAGTTTCTGATACAGTTAGCGTTAATGTTACTCAGGCTGATGACAGTATTACCGTATACGGTAATGACGGTACTGACAATCAGGTAATTAAAACCAACACCTCAGGTCAGCTGGATATCAGACCGTTGACAGTTTCCGATACCGTTAGCGTTAATATCACTCAGGCTGATGACAGTATTACCGTATATGGTAATGACGGTACTGACAATAAGATAATTAAGACAAACACCTCAGGTCAGCTGGATATCAGACCTCTTACTTCTTCTGATACCGTTAATGTTGATATTTCTCAAGCCACCGACAGTATTGCTGTCTATGGTAGTGACGGCACTGACAATCATGTATTATTAACCGATGCAACAGGAACACTGCAGGTTAAGAATGCCATCACCTTTACAAATGCGACACTTACAACCTCAGCTACAACAGATAGCTACCAGTATACAACCCAACAAGAAATTGCTCAACTCACCACTTATCAGTTCTTTGTAAAAAATACAGGCGATACAAACAATGTTACAGTTGTGGTTGAATTAAGCCCTAACGGTACGGATTGGGTAATAGACAGTGACGAACGCCAGGTTAACCCGGGTGCCGCAACTATTATAACTTCAAGTAAATTCTTAAGATATATACGTTTAGGCTATAAATCCACAAGTACAGGCGCCAGCACAGCTATAAGCGCTATTTTCCAAGGTCAAGGCTAA
- a CDS encoding glucose-1-phosphate adenylyltransferase: MIRKEMIAMLLAGGQGSRLGVLTKNVAKPAVLYGGKYRIIDFSLSNCINSGIDTVGVLTQYQPLKLNAHIGIGKPWDMDRIDGGVTTLSPYLKEEIGEWFKGTANAVYQNIQYIDKYSPHYVIILSGDHIYKMDYSKMLDFHKENHADATISVINVPYEEAGRYGIMNCHDNGKIYEFEEKPKNPKSTLASMGVYIFNWSILREYLIKDNECSDSENDFGKNIIPAMLADGKSMWAYQFSGYWRDVGTIQAFWESNMDLVSRVPQFNLFDPEWRIYTPNPVKPAHFIANCGCVKKSIVAEGCSVYGTVVNSILFPGAYIEEGAVIQDSIIMSNSRVCKNACVNRSIISEQVTIGEKARLGEGEDVPNEYKSGIYNSGITVVGEQASIPADAVIGKNVMIDIGASAADFTSLNVESGKSVFKGGVAE, translated from the coding sequence ATGATTAGGAAAGAAATGATAGCAATGTTACTGGCCGGGGGCCAGGGAAGCCGTCTGGGTGTACTCACTAAGAATGTGGCCAAGCCTGCTGTTCTATATGGAGGAAAATATAGAATAATTGACTTTTCTCTTAGTAACTGTATAAATTCCGGAATTGATACAGTAGGCGTTCTGACCCAATATCAACCGCTGAAGCTCAATGCCCATATAGGAATAGGCAAGCCATGGGATATGGACAGGATAGACGGCGGAGTTACCACACTATCCCCCTATTTAAAGGAGGAGATAGGAGAATGGTTTAAAGGTACTGCAAATGCAGTTTACCAGAATATTCAGTATATAGACAAGTATTCCCCTCATTATGTGATTATTTTATCCGGTGATCATATATACAAAATGGATTATTCTAAAATGCTCGATTTTCATAAAGAGAATCATGCAGATGCTACAATTTCAGTTATTAATGTGCCTTATGAAGAGGCTGGCAGATACGGCATAATGAATTGTCATGACAACGGCAAAATATATGAATTCGAAGAAAAACCCAAAAATCCAAAAAGCACCCTTGCATCTATGGGCGTTTATATTTTCAATTGGTCAATTCTAAGAGAATATCTGATAAAGGATAATGAATGTTCAGACTCTGAAAATGATTTCGGAAAAAACATAATCCCCGCAATGCTGGCAGATGGCAAAAGCATGTGGGCATACCAGTTTTCCGGATATTGGAGAGATGTAGGGACAATTCAGGCCTTTTGGGAGTCAAATATGGATTTGGTAAGCAGAGTTCCCCAATTCAATTTATTTGACCCCGAATGGAGGATTTATACGCCTAATCCGGTGAAGCCGGCTCACTTTATAGCTAACTGCGGGTGTGTGAAAAAATCCATAGTGGCGGAAGGCTGTTCGGTTTATGGAACAGTAGTAAATTCCATTTTATTTCCGGGCGCTTATATAGAAGAGGGAGCGGTTATTCAGGACTCAATTATAATGTCCAATTCAAGGGTGTGCAAAAATGCCTGCGTAAACAGGTCTATTATCAGTGAACAGGTTACAATAGGCGAGAAAGCAAGGCTTGGAGAAGGTGAAGACGTGCCTAATGAATACAAGTCAGGAATTTACAATTCAGGAATTACGGTAGTAGGAGAACAGGCAAGTATACCTGCTGATGCTGTAATCGGAAAGAATGTTATGATTGATATAGGAGCTTCGGCAGCCGATTTTACATCTTTAAATGTTGAATCCGGCAAAAGCGTATTCAAAGGTGGTGTGGCGGAATGA